From the Euphorbia lathyris chromosome 6, ddEupLath1.1, whole genome shotgun sequence genome, one window contains:
- the LOC136234173 gene encoding type I inositol polyphosphate 5-phosphatase 4-like, with protein sequence MYSKSQKYKTKKLRRWFRKKIKGPEAYSLNEISDESEDEAEDELDNIFVRSDESYPCISNNELRIFVGTWNVAGRSPIGSLAVDLDEWLNLRDAADMYVLGFQEIVPLKTRTVIGAEDPTEATNWNLLIGKTLNHKFGLTPMRNTISSDNYQYMKNPDSERRASFCSQSGIQIRELLGSQDGDLHGGSKYTLMASKKMVGVFISVWMKKEMLRKYCISNVKVSSVACGIMGYLGNKGSVSVSMSIDGTSFCFVAAHLASGEKNGDEGRRNHQVSEIFRRTSFPRSSKDDYNPHPLTILGHDRIFWFGDLNYRLYLEDSLARCLIKQQDWQSLQEFDQLRKELEDGGVFQGWREGNIEFAPTYKYSSQNCNRYSGALPNRTGEKQRTPAWCDRILWYGKGVKQLSYFRSESKFSDHRPVSALFSIPVEVTKPTNSKVAPMDTVLSSITPPSIREQVNSTEEMKSTLLSLMEKDEEALPTNIQKL encoded by the exons ATGTATAGCAAGAGCCAGAAATACAAAACCAAGAAACTTCGTAGGTGGTTTagaaaaaagataaaaggaCCTGAAGCATATAGCTTGAATGAAATTTCAG ATGAAAGTGAGGATGAAGCTGAGGATGAACTGGATAACATTTTTGTTCGGTCTGATGAGAGTTATCCATGCATTTCAAATAACGAGTTAAG AATATTTGTCGGTACATGGAACGTAGCTGGAAGGTCTCCGATAGGAAGCCTGGCAGTGGATTTGGATGAATGGTTGAATCTAAGGGATGCAGCTGATATGTATGTCCTCGG ATTTCAAGAGATTGTACCGTTAAAAACCAGAACTGTCATTGGAGCAGAAGACCCAACAGAAGCAACGAACTGGAACCTGCTCATAGGAAAAACTCTGAATCATAAATTTGGGTTGACACCCATGAGAAATACAATCTCAAGTGACAATTACCAGTACATGAAAAATCCTGATTCAGAAAGGAGGGCAAGTTTTTGTAGCCAATCCGGTATCCAAATACGAGAACTGTTAGGGTCACAGGATGGCGACTTACATGGGGGAAGCAAGTACACACTAATGGCCAGCAAGAAAATGGTTGGAGTATTTATAAGTGTATGGATGAAAAAGGAAATGCTGAGAAAGTACTGCATTTCAAACGTGAAAGTTTCTTCAGTTGCTTGTGGTATCATGGGTTATTTGGGAAACAAAGGTTCAGTTTCAGTTAGCATGTCAATAGATGGAACGAGCTTTTGCTTCGTTGCCGCCCATTTAGCTTCTGGGGAAAAAAATGGCGATGAAGGAAGAAGGAACCATCAAGTTTCTGAAATTTTTAGGCGAACTTCTTTCCCTCGATCCTCTAAAGATGATTATAATCCCCATCCTCTCACCATCTTAGGACATGA TCGGATATTCTGGTTTGGAGACCTCAACTACAGATTGTACCTAGAAGACAGCTTAGCAAGATGTTTGATAAAGCAGCAAGACTGGCAATCATTGCAAGAGTTTGATCAGCTTCGAAAGGagctagaagatggaggagtATTTCAAGGATGGAGAGAGGGGAACATAGAATTTGCACCTACTTACAAGTATTCTTCACAAAATTGCAATCGATATTCAGGTGCTTTGCCTAACAGAACAGGGGAAAAGCAAAGAACTCCTGCGTG GTGTGATAGAATTCTATGGTACGGGAAAGGAGTGAAGCAACTTTCCTATTTTCGTAGTGAAAGCAAGTTCTCTGATCATCGGCCTGTTTCCGCACTGTTTTCTATACCAGTAGAAGTCACGAAGCCTACCAATTCAAAAGTTGCCCCCATGGATACCGTTCTTTCCAGCATAACACCTCCCAGTATAAGG GAACAAGTAAACTCTActgaagagatgaaatcaactTTGTTATCACTGATggaaaaagatgaagaagcaTTACCTACAAATATACAGAAACTATAA